From a region of the Butyrivibrio sp. AE3004 genome:
- a CDS encoding cell division ATP-binding protein FtsE, translating to MISFNHVKKEYVAGGQITNVYENFNEIIEDGEFVVLTGESGSGKSTLIKMILKEVEPQSGTILVDGKDISKISTKQIPFYRRGIGVLFQDFRLIQSETVYDNLVTAILATGGSRKEAGKKIVNVLTMLGIDRLHKRYPKELSGGEQQKVCLARAIINNPRLLLVDEPTGNLDPTSSEELNRLLEVINRQGVTVVMATHDIDAAKRPGRRRINLDMKK from the coding sequence ATGATTTCATTTAACCATGTAAAAAAAGAATATGTTGCAGGCGGGCAGATCACCAATGTCTACGAGAATTTCAATGAAATAATCGAAGACGGTGAGTTTGTTGTGCTTACAGGTGAGAGCGGAAGCGGTAAATCCACTCTTATAAAAATGATCCTTAAGGAGGTTGAACCTCAGAGCGGAACCATATTAGTTGACGGTAAGGATATTTCCAAGATAAGTACAAAGCAGATACCATTTTACCGGAGAGGAATTGGGGTTCTTTTTCAGGACTTCAGACTGATCCAGAGTGAAACGGTTTATGATAATCTGGTAACTGCAATTCTGGCTACCGGTGGCTCCAGAAAAGAAGCCGGTAAAAAAATTGTTAATGTACTTACAATGCTTGGGATTGACAGACTTCACAAGAGATATCCGAAGGAACTCTCGGGGGGAGAGCAACAGAAGGTATGTCTTGCCAGGGCAATCATAAATAATCCGAGACTCCTTCTTGTGGATGAGCCGACAGGCAATCTTGATCCGACTTCTTCGGAAGAGCTGAACAGACTTCTTGAGGTAATTAACAGACAGGGGGTAACGGTGGTCATGGCTACGCATGACATAGACGCCGCTAAAAGGCCCGGGAGGCGAAGAATAAATTTAGATATGAAAAAATAA
- a CDS encoding sensor histidine kinase yields the protein MTNRQKISLIAACISYALTVAGFFFFNTTVVLLMLIIFAISMCAFAYSCFKIRNDYTGAEHLQQEIGILTAEKTQLKNDYETLIKEKDEELEKRQLTIGRLGDDLALAQMSVKEAKDELEEFKGNSVKEGGEFDSLLPPDDDDTANVDIIEIAKAAINELSEAAKKVGLRITISSASEKLMVHASKKRLLIMFRNIIDNSIKYMQTQGNLVITISTIDNDIFIVLKDTGKGLPENETKHIFELNFQGSNRISGNGLGLTQAKAIVEHYGGTIYARSPEGNGMGIYIQLPTN from the coding sequence ATGACAAACAGGCAAAAAATCTCTTTAATTGCAGCCTGTATTTCTTACGCGTTGACAGTTGCAGGATTTTTCTTTTTTAATACAACTGTTGTGTTACTTATGCTGATTATTTTTGCCATAAGTATGTGTGCGTTTGCTTATTCATGCTTCAAGATACGCAATGACTATACCGGAGCTGAACATCTTCAGCAGGAAATCGGTATTCTTACTGCTGAGAAGACACAGCTTAAAAATGATTATGAGACATTGATCAAGGAAAAAGATGAGGAGCTTGAAAAACGCCAGCTTACGATAGGGAGACTTGGTGATGATCTTGCTCTTGCGCAGATGTCTGTTAAAGAAGCAAAGGATGAGCTTGAAGAGTTTAAAGGAAACTCAGTTAAGGAAGGAGGAGAGTTTGACAGTCTTCTTCCGCCGGATGATGATGATACTGCCAATGTGGATATTATAGAAATTGCTAAAGCGGCGATAAATGAGCTTTCGGAGGCTGCAAAAAAAGTCGGTCTCAGAATAACTATATCAAGTGCATCCGAAAAGCTTATGGTACATGCTTCAAAAAAGAGACTGCTTATTATGTTTAGAAACATAATAGATAATTCCATTAAGTACATGCAGACTCAGGGAAATCTGGTAATAACTATTTCCACTATTGATAACGATATATTTATAGTACTGAAGGATACGGGAAAAGGACTTCCTGAAAATGAGACAAAGCATATATTTGAATTGAATTTCCAGGGGTCAAACAGAATCAGCGGAAACGGACTGGGGCTTACACAGGCAAAGGCCATTGTGGAACATTACGGGGGCACAATATATGCCAGAAGTCCTGAAGGCAACGGTATGGGAATTTATATACAGCTTCCGACAAACTGA
- a CDS encoding CAP domain-containing protein: MNNVRTVLFKLHFITCLVVMVFISKGITVRAQTVNTGEVVAYMNALRGELGLPAFTVNDSLNQSAAIRAGELKTKFAHTRPDGSAWYTVGSGINGENLARADKEEEKGTLNILAAWYLSPSHRANLLSGSTQIGIACYEDENGIAYIACEFN; this comes from the coding sequence ATGAATAATGTAAGGACTGTACTTTTTAAGCTGCACTTTATCACTTGTCTGGTAGTAATGGTTTTTATCAGCAAAGGGATTACGGTGCGGGCTCAAACTGTAAACACAGGTGAGGTAGTTGCGTATATGAACGCACTGAGAGGTGAGCTGGGTCTCCCTGCTTTTACCGTGAATGATTCGCTAAACCAGTCGGCAGCGATCAGAGCAGGTGAACTGAAGACGAAATTTGCTCATACAAGACCGGATGGTAGTGCGTGGTATACGGTGGGTTCAGGAATCAACGGAGAGAACCTTGCCAGAGCTGATAAGGAAGAAGAAAAGGGTACGCTCAATATTCTGGCTGCCTGGTATCTTAGTCCTTCTCACAGGGCAAATCTTCTAAGCGGTTCCACCCAAATAGGCATTGCCTGCTACGAGGACGAGAATGGTATCGCCTACATAGCCTGTGAATTCAACTGA
- a CDS encoding ATP-binding protein, whose translation MGSYKDTTNNKPFSDYREYMQYIFDCVNSCLDEYISEMKVTFANGEGGYKNVLYPDIELAGETCKNSLTASYKERFEGTAVKNATKKSADVSGDEEHKKREQTSSADNTDEDDEVLLRLLANLSAEGSKEKKEEQAPVSIWDEVKEDAALPVLKRMQIIDERAELTLKEGIALPFYELCKRLNFEPFTKFCFACGILSSTQTDYAGVFHIVNENVSLSSPTIESAAKVFFGSEFSITRAYGDMSACLEQLLPVLPLQVMNSMPFSTVVSPDKRIIDYLFGRNPLLLDENYNRFINMLTDDKPLDPVLANEGILNAMKISYSDGIRFFYYYGDEGSGRRFFVKQFCNENGLKAITINCKKLFNYDYSFVDRALWSVTRECILAKACCCLTELYFRDEAREKFFGYMDLALARLTERNILVFAMSKLFIDFREVTRVQYTDLELPTPSTGERQTCWEYFSKDYTLAEDIDLLEMATKFLFTPGKIHDALVKAKALSNMANETAISRDSLFKGCYAQMSSELTQKATKIETKFTFKDIVMNATQKETLLHAIDQMNFRKQVYENWNYTTKYPYGRGLSILLFGAPGTGKTMCAQVIARELNLELYRVDLSKVIDKYVGETEKSISMIFREAKKCNVVLFFDECDTLFAKRSDDGGSNQSSNNNKTALLLQEVEAYDGVSVLATNYKHNIDPAFFRRMKYIVEFQFPDPDTRERLWRTTIPKDTPLSEDVDIRFLAEKFEFVGGNIKNCVLNAAFLAAADPDSDGQVHMKHYLNAVKYEFVKVGKVFTKSDFEPYAEDVGLA comes from the coding sequence ATGGGAAGCTACAAAGATACCACAAACAATAAACCATTTAGCGATTATCGTGAATACATGCAGTACATTTTTGACTGCGTTAACAGCTGCCTCGATGAATATATTTCAGAGATGAAGGTGACATTTGCAAACGGTGAAGGCGGTTATAAGAATGTACTTTACCCTGATATTGAGCTGGCAGGAGAGACCTGTAAGAACAGTCTGACTGCTTCATACAAAGAGCGATTTGAGGGGACTGCTGTAAAGAATGCTACAAAGAAAAGTGCTGACGTATCCGGGGATGAAGAGCATAAGAAGAGGGAACAGACATCATCTGCTGATAATACTGACGAAGATGATGAGGTTCTCTTAAGACTTCTTGCAAATTTGTCTGCTGAAGGTTCCAAAGAAAAGAAGGAAGAACAGGCTCCCGTATCTATATGGGATGAGGTTAAAGAAGACGCAGCACTTCCTGTTTTAAAAAGAATGCAGATCATAGATGAGAGAGCGGAGCTTACCTTGAAGGAAGGAATAGCTCTTCCTTTTTATGAATTATGCAAGAGATTGAATTTTGAACCGTTCACAAAGTTCTGCTTTGCCTGTGGCATACTATCGTCAACACAGACTGATTATGCCGGGGTATTTCACATAGTAAATGAAAATGTATCACTTTCGTCGCCCACGATAGAATCGGCAGCAAAGGTTTTCTTCGGGTCGGAATTTTCCATTACAAGAGCATATGGTGATATGAGTGCATGCCTTGAGCAGCTCCTTCCGGTGCTTCCACTCCAGGTTATGAACAGCATGCCTTTTTCAACGGTTGTATCTCCGGATAAGAGGATTATTGATTATCTGTTTGGAAGAAATCCTCTTCTTCTTGATGAGAATTACAATCGTTTTATTAATATGCTCACCGATGATAAGCCGCTTGATCCCGTATTGGCAAACGAAGGAATACTAAATGCCATGAAAATTTCATATTCCGACGGCATCAGGTTTTTCTATTATTATGGCGATGAAGGAAGCGGAAGAAGATTTTTCGTAAAACAGTTTTGTAATGAAAACGGACTTAAAGCGATTACGATTAACTGTAAAAAGCTGTTTAATTATGATTATTCATTTGTGGACAGGGCACTCTGGTCGGTTACAAGAGAATGCATTCTGGCAAAAGCCTGCTGCTGTCTCACGGAACTGTACTTCAGGGATGAAGCCAGGGAAAAATTTTTCGGGTATATGGATCTTGCTCTGGCAAGACTTACTGAGAGAAACATTCTTGTATTTGCAATGAGTAAGCTGTTTATTGATTTCAGAGAAGTTACAAGAGTGCAGTATACAGATCTTGAGCTGCCAACACCCAGTACGGGTGAGCGGCAGACCTGCTGGGAATACTTTTCAAAGGATTATACGCTTGCTGAGGATATAGATCTTCTGGAGATGGCAACCAAATTTCTCTTTACTCCGGGCAAGATTCATGATGCACTCGTTAAAGCAAAGGCTCTTTCAAACATGGCAAATGAGACTGCTATATCACGTGACTCTTTGTTTAAAGGCTGCTATGCGCAGATGAGCTCCGAGCTTACGCAAAAGGCAACCAAGATTGAAACAAAATTCACCTTCAAAGATATTGTCATGAATGCGACTCAAAAGGAAACTTTGCTTCATGCTATTGATCAGATGAATTTCAGAAAGCAGGTTTACGAGAATTGGAATTATACAACAAAGTATCCGTACGGACGAGGCCTGTCCATACTTTTATTCGGTGCACCGGGAACAGGAAAAACCATGTGTGCCCAGGTTATAGCCCGTGAACTGAATCTGGAATTATATCGTGTGGATCTTTCCAAGGTTATTGATAAATATGTGGGTGAAACCGAGAAATCAATTTCCATGATATTCAGGGAAGCTAAAAAATGTAATGTCGTTCTTTTCTTTGATGAATGTGATACGTTGTTTGCAAAGAGGTCCGATGACGGTGGAAGTAATCAGTCCTCAAATAATAATAAAACAGCCCTTCTTCTGCAGGAGGTTGAGGCCTATGATGGTGTATCGGTACTGGCAACCAACTATAAGCACAACATAGACCCGGCATTTTTCAGAAGAATGAAATATATTGTTGAATTCCAGTTCCCCGATCCTGATACAAGAGAGAGACTATGGAGAACAACAATACCGAAGGATACACCGCTCTCTGAGGATGTGGATATAAGATTCCTCGCTGAAAAGTTTGAGTTTGTAGGCGGTAATATAAAGAACTGTGTACTTAATGCTGCGTTCCTTGCGGCTGCAGATCCGGATTCGGACGGACAGGTGCACATGAAGCATTATCTCAATGCCGTAAAGTATGAATTCGTAAAAGTAGGAAAAGTATTTACAAAATCAGATTTTGAACCCTACGCAGAGGACGTAGGCCTGGCATAA
- a CDS encoding STAS domain-containing protein, producing the protein MTVGNKNMTVDEKMTGDLITLTIHGRVETLNSDEFQNVILKTFQKSKNIILNMNDVPYISSAGLRALLIGTKTATSKGGKLIITDCSPGVKEVFRVTGFDGIFNIQ; encoded by the coding sequence ATGACGGTAGGAAATAAGAACATGACAGTAGATGAGAAAATGACGGGAGATTTGATTACGCTGACAATTCACGGAAGGGTTGAAACGTTGAACTCGGATGAATTTCAGAACGTAATTCTTAAAACCTTTCAAAAGAGTAAAAATATAATACTTAATATGAATGATGTACCCTACATATCAAGTGCGGGACTCAGGGCATTGCTTATTGGTACTAAAACTGCGACCTCAAAAGGTGGGAAGCTTATTATCACGGACTGTTCACCCGGAGTCAAAGAGGTATTCAGGGTTACGGGTTTTGATGGGATATTTAACATACAATGA
- a CDS encoding SH3 domain-containing protein encodes MKNNQRIFLFLFAFFLVIGLGSLIMLSMRGDLKKRNRDSYGATTAALVDTVVGEDVQEKNIEPNITRNEQVLDDEEETLNEDASQTDETIEAEETKEPEKTEEPVVEETPEEPEPEKTKTKAGVRYFMYTVATEKNALRLRGEPSESAPILKKLNKSTSGYVLKPGSKWCKIITVNGLEGYLSTQYLSLEEVPESYFPAGYAERVEAPDEELPY; translated from the coding sequence ATGAAAAACAATCAGAGAATTTTTCTTTTTTTATTTGCATTCTTTCTTGTTATAGGATTGGGCTCACTTATTATGCTATCTATGAGAGGTGATCTTAAGAAAAGGAACAGAGATTCCTACGGCGCAACTACCGCAGCTCTTGTTGATACTGTAGTAGGAGAAGATGTTCAGGAAAAAAATATAGAACCTAATATAACCAGGAATGAACAGGTTCTTGATGATGAAGAAGAAACACTTAATGAGGATGCTTCACAAACGGACGAAACGATAGAGGCTGAGGAAACTAAAGAACCTGAAAAAACTGAAGAGCCTGTAGTTGAAGAAACACCTGAAGAGCCAGAGCCAGAGAAGACTAAGACCAAAGCCGGGGTGAGATATTTTATGTATACTGTGGCTACGGAAAAAAATGCCCTGAGACTTAGAGGGGAGCCTTCGGAAAGTGCTCCTATTTTGAAGAAACTTAATAAATCAACCTCCGGCTATGTATTAAAACCCGGAAGTAAATGGTGCAAGATTATTACTGTGAATGGTTTGGAGGGATATCTTTCAACACAGTATTTGTCCCTTGAGGAGGTTCCTGAGAGTTACTTTCCTGCAGGATATGCAGAAAGGGTTGAGGCACCGGATGAAGAACTTCCTTACTGA